GGCATCGAATGCCTCCGCCCTGAAAGCGACCATGCCAAAGGGAATAAGCATTTCCGGCAGGTGCAGCAGGGCCTGCAACTGCGCTGCCGTTAGGGATGTTTCACCTTCCGGCGCTTGCGCTTCCATCGGCTTTTCGCGCAAATGCTTTCGTGTTCGGGCGCGCAGGGACTGCGGACTTTCGTTGGCCGGGTCATCGATCCACACCACGCCGATCCCCCGCAGGTAATCGCGCAAAGTCTCCCGCCTTATATCGAGAAATGGCCGGTAAAGGAATATATTCCGCCCCTCCGGCCAGACCGGTGACGGCGCCCAGGCTTTCGGCGCGCCGACATTGGAGCCCTGCGCGCGCATGGCCTGAGCCTCGGTGATATCATCGGCAGTATGGGCCAGGCAAAGCACGGACACGCCCTTTTCCCGCGCCGCTTCCGCCAGCAGGCGATGCCGCGCCAGGCGCGCCGCTGCCGCGAGACCGGTCAAAGGTTTTTCGCCTTGCCAGTACAGGGCCGTAAAACCGGCGCCGACTCGCGCCGCATGATCGCTCACGGATTGCGTCCATTGCGCGCTTTGGGGGTTCAGCCCGTGATCGACGCAGAAGGCTTCCAGCGGTCTTTGGCCCCATTCCGCCAGCGCATAGAAAAGCGCCACGGAATCGCCGCCGCCGGAGACGGCCACGCCGATTGGCCCGTCACCATCGAGACGGGCAGCGAAGTCGGGGAATTTATCTGAAACGGCCTGGCTCATTATGCGCGGGCAACTTAAAGGCAAAAAAGAAGTTTGACCACGGATAAGGCACGGATGCCGCTTCGCGGCGGCACGGATAAGGCACGGATTTCAGGATATATTTCCAAACATGGTGGGGACGATACATCATCGACGGCAAAGCCGTTATTCAGGGAAATATAGCGGAAAGCATATCTGATTGGGAAAACAGACCCTGAAATCCGTGCCTTATCCGTGGCAAACCTTAAGGTTTAAACCGCCCCGCACCTGTTCTTGTCCTTGAGAGCCTTGGCCTGGTTGCGCATTTCATTGGTGGCCAGCTTGGCATAGACCTTGTCGAACTGGGCCAGCGAGGCGCAGACATCCGCCGGACGATTGCTGTCATTCAGCGCCTGAGCCAGCCTGACCGTGGCTTCCGGCGCCCACGAGGTCTTGGGCCAGCCCTTGAGCGAAGTGGCAAAGGCCGAAACGGCACCCGATGGATCGGACTTCATGGCGCGGACCTGCCCCAGGCGAAACCAGGCTTCCGGAGTCTGCGCCGATTGCGGCCAGGCCGTGGTGAAGGCTTCGAAGGCGCGGCCGGCATCATCCGTCTGCCCGGAACTCATCAGGCTGAACGCCTGGTCGAAATCACCCTGGGCGCTGCCGGTCGAAGCCGGAGGCGGCGGCGGCGGCGCCAGTTGCGCCTCCAGATCCTTGATATGGGCGTCGGCGAGATCAGCGCGCTTGGTCAGGGTATCCATGCGGGCCGTCTGATTGGTCAGCGCCTGCTGCAGCAACTGGTTCTGGTGCTGCAACTCCTCGACCTGGCCGATCAGGGTGGTGATCGAGCCGGCCTGCTGGTCCAGCTTGCGCGCCTGGCTGTCGACCGTGGCCTGTAGCGCCACCACTTCGGGATCGGGCTCGATCAGGATCGGCGGTGCACCCTTCTTGTTCTCGACGCGCGACACCGCACGTTCCAGTTTGCGGACATTGCGATCCAGCTTTTGCAGCTTCTTGGCGTCCCAGACCGTGTTGTCGGTCGGCTGCTGGCCGGGGATTTCTTCATCATCGTCGTCGCCGAATATCTGGGCATGGGCGCCGGCGGGCGCAACGACAGACAGGGTAATCGTCGTCAAAGGCAGGAAAAGCGCCAGAATGGACAGGCCGGCGGCCATCTTGCCACGTAAGCCTGTACGCAAACCACGGCGGGTCATATTACTATCCGTCATGTGCAGATCGCCCTTTTACTCGAAAACCAGGGAATTATCTTATAACTAACAACATAGTCAGGCTGAAATAAGACGCAAACCCTAAATTGCATCCGGCGAAATAAAGGGCGCGAACCTCACGGCCGCGCCCTTTATTGCAGCTCAAACGCCTTGCGCTTACTGCGAAGCCGCCAGGCTGTCGTTCTTCACCCAGCCGACATTATCATTGTCGTCAGCCACTTCCCAGTACATGCCGTCCTTGTTACCGGTCGGGTAAACTGTCAGCCCCACCGGCAGGGCGCGGATCACCTTGCCCGTGGTATTTGGCGCCGAACGCAGGGTGGTCGCGGTCTGGACGGTGAAGCTGCGGCTCGGCGCCGCTTCCTTGCCGCCGACATCGATGCCGCCGAGATTATTGACCATTTCGGCATAGGCGACGATGAACGCCTGGGTCACGATCTTGCCGATATCGGTATCTTCGTAGCCGCCGCCGACCGCGCCGCCGAAGCCGATACCGCCACCGGCGCCCCAGCTCAGGTCATTCTTGGCGGCATGGCCCTCAAACGAATTGGACTCAGATGTGCGCACATCGGTCAGCGACAGGACCACATCGGCCTCGCTCTTCTTGGTGCGGAAGCCTCCGACGATCGCCCCGGCCCGGCCGCCGACCAGACCGCCCAGAAGGCCCGCCGCCCCGCCGCCACCGGTATTGGAATCGGCGCTGCCGACCTCGGCCACCAGCACGAAATCCGCCGCCTTGATCTGGCCCTTGCCCATGTTCGAGCCGTGTTGCAGACCCAGGCTGCCGCCGATATCGCGTTCGCGCGCCGCCGCATCCATGCCGGCGCCGCGATCGACCAGCGAGAAACAGCCCGATTTCTGGACGATGACCTTGAGCAGCTTTTGCGGCGCCGCCAGACTGTTATTGGTCCAGCCCGACGGGTCATCGCCATTGACGACCGAGATGGTGCCGAGTTTGGCCGAACAGTGCGGCAAACCGGCCATCATCTTGTCCTGGGTTTGTTGCGCCTTGCTGGCCTTGGCCTGGGCAAAGGCTGGCTCAGTCACGGCCAAGCCAAGCACGGCGGCGATCGCCGCACCGGCTGCCGCGGATTTGCGGATGGAATTGAATGTCATGGAACAGCTCCCCAATAATCGATTGAAAACAGGTGGACAACCCGCCGCAACGGCTATGCGCAAGCCGAAGGCAGGATGACCGGAAAATATCAGAAATACGCGAACTGACTGGCGGCCTATTGGGCCGAACTGAACAGGTGTGACAGCGCCGGGAACGGATGCCCCCTGAAACGCATCATGCCCCCTGACCTTACGGCCAGAGGGCATGAGTTTCAATCCAAAAACCGACAGATTAAGGCCGGTTTGAAGCTTATTGCGCGCCTGAGGTCAGGCTGGTGTGGGCGTTACGGTTCTTGGCCCAGGCGTCTTCACCCGAACCGTTGTCGATCGGGCTTTCCTTGCCGTAGGAGATGGTCGAGATACGGCCGGCGGCTACACCCTTGCCGGCCAGGAAGTCCGAAACGGCCTGCGCGCGGCGGGCGCCCAGAGCGAAGTTGTATTCGCGGGTGCCGCGTTCGTCGGCATTGCCTTCGATACGGATATTGACCTGCGGATAACGGACGAGCCAGGCGGCCTGGGCGGCCAGGATGCCCTGCGCGTCAGAGCGGATGTCGGAGGAATCGGTGTCGAAATAGACGCGGTCGCCGACATTGACGACGAAGTCCTGCTGCGAACCCGGAACGATGCCCGGCAGCGGCGCTTCGGCGACTGGCGGTTGCGGAACCGGCTGCGGCGCGGGCTCAGGGGCCGGAGCCGGGGTCGGCTCGATCACAGGCTTCGGCTTGCTGGTACAGGCCGCCATAGACGCCATAACCAGGGCCATTACGGCAAACTTTGCTACGGACTTGGTCGATACCATGATGTTGAATCCTCTCATTTCAATAGAATGCGCTGAACATATCTCTGTTCTGTGACGGGATTATGCACAAAACTTATAAAGATACGATGATATGGCTGTTAACTTTTGTCAAACGGGCGTTGTCATTTTTCCAGAGAACTGGATATTTTTTCCATCTTGCGGCGGAATTGGGCAATTTCACGACCGCCTTACACCAAATCTGATGAATTTTCGGTTTGTGGACATGGTTGCCCAATCCTTTCACAGCTTATAATTACAAAGCTTCCATCCTGTTCAGCCGCCTACTTCAACCGCGGCGACCAGGCGGGGTCGGAGGCGCCACCGGGATAGGGCACGGCACGCTCGACACGGCCGGTGACCTCGACCATCCACAGCGACGGATTGCCGCCCTGGCTCTCGCGGAAGAACATGATGTAGCGGCCATTGGGCGCCCAGGTCGGCCCCTCTTCGAGATAGGAGGAGGTCAGCAGCTTGGCATTGCCGCCGCCGGCATCCATGACGCCGATGGAGAACCGCCCGCCCGACTGCTTGGTGAAGGCAATCTGGTCGCCCTTCGGCGAGAAGACAGGCGTGGAATAGGAGCCGCCACCGAAGGTGATCCGGCGCACATTGCCGCCTGAGGCGTTCATCAGGTAGATCTGCGGCGAGCCGCCGCGATCGGAGGTGAAGGCGATCGTGCCGCCATCAGCCGAGAAGGACGGCGAGGTATTAATGAAACCGCCGCTGGTCAGCTTGGTCATAGAGCGGGTGCGCAGATCCATGACATAGATATTGGTGGCGCCGCCCTGGCTGACCGAGAAGGCCAGCTTGGAGCCATCGGGTGAGAAGCGCGGCGCGAACGCCATGCCCTTGATCTGCCCCACGGCCTCCTGACGGCCGGTTTCCAGATTATAGATATAGATGCGGGCGCTGTCGGCGGTCAGGGCCATATAGGCGATTTCCTGGCTGTCGGCCGAGAAACGCGGGGTCATGACCTTGGTATTGTTGCCGGCCACCGGCAGGTAGGACGGATTGGCCCCGTCCTGGTCCATGATAGCCAGATGCTTGATACGCGCCGTCTTGTAGCCGCTTTCGGCCACGAAGACGATGC
This sequence is a window from Asticcacaulis sp.. Protein-coding genes within it:
- the pal gene encoding peptidoglycan-associated lipoprotein Pal, with translation MVSTKSVAKFAVMALVMASMAACTSKPKPVIEPTPAPAPEPAPQPVPQPPVAEAPLPGIVPGSQQDFVVNVGDRVYFDTDSSDIRSDAQGILAAQAAWLVRYPQVNIRIEGNADERGTREYNFALGARRAQAVSDFLAGKGVAAGRISTISYGKESPIDNGSGEDAWAKNRNAHTSLTSGAQ
- a CDS encoding SH3 domain-containing protein — protein: MTFNSIRKSAAAGAAIAAVLGLAVTEPAFAQAKASKAQQTQDKMMAGLPHCSAKLGTISVVNGDDPSGWTNNSLAAPQKLLKVIVQKSGCFSLVDRGAGMDAAARERDIGGSLGLQHGSNMGKGQIKAADFVLVAEVGSADSNTGGGGAAGLLGGLVGGRAGAIVGGFRTKKSEADVVLSLTDVRTSESNSFEGHAAKNDLSWGAGGGIGFGGAVGGGYEDTDIGKIVTQAFIVAYAEMVNNLGGIDVGGKEAAPSRSFTVQTATTLRSAPNTTGKVIRALPVGLTVYPTGNKDGMYWEVADDNDNVGWVKNDSLAASQ
- the tolB gene encoding Tol-Pal system beta propeller repeat protein TolB, whose protein sequence is MKLMNKILAAVTGALMLVCIPAFAHAQDELTGTVDQGNIQPLPIAIAIGGNDASGGDLGNKISKVVMNDLESSGYFAPINPAAFIQQNPDVAVQPEFAAWKTINAQYLSNGRAFVDSDGRLQVDFRLWDIFSQNQLLGQSLTATPENWRRIAHKIADAIYEKLTGQEGYFDTRIVFVAESGYKTARIKHLAIMDQDGANPSYLPVAGNNTKVMTPRFSADSQEIAYMALTADSARIYIYNLETGRQEAVGQIKGMAFAPRFSPDGSKLAFSVSQGGATNIYVMDLRTRSMTKLTSGGFINTSPSFSADGGTIAFTSDRGGSPQIYLMNASGGNVRRITFGGGSYSTPVFSPKGDQIAFTKQSGGRFSIGVMDAGGGNAKLLTSSYLEEGPTWAPNGRYIMFFRESQGGNPSLWMVEVTGRVERAVPYPGGASDPAWSPRLK
- a CDS encoding tetratricopeptide repeat protein, producing the protein MTDSNMTRRGLRTGLRGKMAAGLSILALFLPLTTITLSVVAPAGAHAQIFGDDDDEEIPGQQPTDNTVWDAKKLQKLDRNVRKLERAVSRVENKKGAPPILIEPDPEVVALQATVDSQARKLDQQAGSITTLIGQVEELQHQNQLLQQALTNQTARMDTLTKRADLADAHIKDLEAQLAPPPPPPASTGSAQGDFDQAFSLMSSGQTDDAGRAFEAFTTAWPQSAQTPEAWFRLGQVRAMKSDPSGAVSAFATSLKGWPKTSWAPEATVRLAQALNDSNRPADVCASLAQFDKVYAKLATNEMRNQAKALKDKNRCGAV
- the tilS gene encoding tRNA lysidine(34) synthetase TilS, which gives rise to MSQAVSDKFPDFAARLDGDGPIGVAVSGGGDSVALFYALAEWGQRPLEAFCVDHGLNPQSAQWTQSVSDHAARVGAGFTALYWQGEKPLTGLAAAARLARHRLLAEAAREKGVSVLCLAHTADDITEAQAMRAQGSNVGAPKAWAPSPVWPEGRNIFLYRPFLDIRRETLRDYLRGIGVVWIDDPANESPQSLRARTRKHLREKPMEAQAPEGETSLTAAQLQALLHLPEMLIPFGMVAFRAEAFDALPRKTALKLLATAAVCAGGGDKLPGREKVAALLENLSSGKPLTLAGTRVCRREDVITLSREAGDIGRNRPGTLSISETGEAVWDGRFAVRSSQPGEIVASGRLRGDLPANDKAWLMRLPADIRQSQPVFVSTIQKDNQNKCLLTNPALRQSDYKVIETRCLVGSRLRAALGLITTESDLVRAKND